The following coding sequences are from one Tubulanus polymorphus chromosome 12, tnTubPoly1.2, whole genome shotgun sequence window:
- the LOC141914168 gene encoding uncharacterized protein LOC141914168 — MYRERNIFRFLLLLILCLFITNTSAKCFGKSCTGWECHCSNTAVDECPMIGQNTDGALTCPNPNTACESTIKTPYPWTPPGWTGPACQIGNVARGKTVTASSTHPGYTDSGSKCTDGRTVTFYDLCHTEEDQNAWIRIDLGTQCVVQKVTLWDRPDATGCTDNPGDEWKKRSRNLEIRVGNEYGTNTSISTSNQECAYQGPPLCGRHKTLACSPGPIVGRYVTVQHKNISNAEYLNLAEIEVIGFKYIAPGGCSKGSNSFGCMIECRCYNNESCNYLSGICESGCSQNYIGKWCESEFKLFSLLTESALTDNSVRVGWTAYSGSVVDSGRGTVSVLYQVVYRKISEKTWTNQETAGVLTHHTITGLTPYTRYKIAVRLQKLVNGQLISTASLTSMTSTVLTLCAVPGPPASLDFSSTRDTFQTTLTWTPPNRPNAHV; from the exons ATGTACCGTGAAAGAAACATCTTTCGTTTTCTGCTGTTGTTGATTCTATGTTTATTCATCACAAACACATCAG CGAAATGTTTTGGGAAGAGTTGTACTGGTTGGGAGTGTCATTGCAGTAATACAGCCGTGGACGAATGTCCAATGATAGGTCAGAATACAGATGGCGCTTTAACGTGTCCAAATCCTAACACTGCATGTGAGTCTACAATAAAAACTCCGTATCCCTGGACACCACCAGGATGGACCGGACCAGCTTGTCAAATCG GAAACGTGGCTCGTGGTAAAACAGTTACAGCGTCATCCACTCACCCGGGGTATACTGATTCCGGTAGTAAATGTACAGATGGTAGGACGGTAACTTTCTATGATCTATGTCACACTGAAGAGGATCAAAACGCCTGGATAAGAATTGATCTCGGAACTCAATGCGTGGTACAAAAAGTTACACTTTGGGATAGACCAGATGCGACTGGTTGCACCGATAACCCTGGAGACGAGTGGA aAAAACGTTCGCGCAACCTGGAGATTCGAGTTGGAAATGAATATGGCACCAATACAAGTATTTCTACATCTAACCAGGAATGTGCTTACCAGGGTCCCCCTCTCTGTGGTAGGCATAAAACATTAGCGTGCAGCCCAGGTCCTATAGTTGGACGATACGTCACCGTTCAACACAAGAACATTAGTAATGCAGAGTATCTCAACCTGGCAGAAATAGAAGTTATCGGGTTCAAATATATCG CACCCGGTGGTTGCAGTAAGGGATCGAACTCATTTGGATGTATGATTGAATGTAGATGTTACAACAATGAAAGTTGTAACTATTTGAGTGGGATCTGTGAATCTGGCTGTTCACAGAATTACATCGGAAAGTGGTGCGAGTCAG aatttaagTTGTTTTCGCTATTAACAGAATCTGCGCTGACAGATAACAGTGTAAGAGTCGGTTGGACAGCTTACTCGGGTTCTGTAGTAGATTCAGGACGTGGTACTGTCAGCGTTCTGTATCAAGTCGTTTATCGTAAGATATCAGAAAAGACTTGGACTAATCAGGAAACTGCAGGAGTCCTTACACATCACACAATTACTGGTTTAACTCCTTATACCAGGTATAAGATAGCTGTTAGACTACAGAAATTAGTGAACGGTCAACTTATATCAACTGCGAGTCTGACTAGTATGACTAGTACAGTATTAACTTTGTGTGCAG TACCAGGACCTCCCGCTTCTCTCGACTTCTCATCTACAAGGGATACATTCCAAACAACATTGACATGGACACCACCAAACCGTCCAAATG CTCACGTGTGA